From the Desulfovulcanus ferrireducens genome, one window contains:
- a CDS encoding glycine cleavage system protein R has translation MQKFALSVLGQDRPGIVAKVAEILADFGCNIEDLSQTILQWEFAAIYIFSKPDQVDPEDILHTLEQALNPWGLTVILKPADKPNKWIDEPADPFVVTAIGQDKVGQIAKLTGIMRDFGCNITGLKAINHSQTFPDKMVMVFEIAVPLSTNFKQLRDELEQAAHSVGLKFTIQHRDIFENIHRI, from the coding sequence ATGCAAAAATTTGCCCTGTCAGTACTTGGCCAGGATCGGCCAGGGATCGTTGCCAAGGTTGCGGAGATACTTGCCGATTTTGGCTGTAATATTGAAGATCTGTCACAGACAATATTGCAGTGGGAGTTCGCTGCCATTTATATCTTCAGCAAGCCTGACCAGGTCGATCCCGAAGATATTTTACATACTCTTGAACAGGCCTTAAACCCATGGGGACTGACAGTTATATTAAAACCAGCCGACAAGCCAAATAAATGGATAGATGAGCCGGCTGACCCTTTTGTGGTTACCGCCATAGGGCAGGATAAAGTGGGCCAGATAGCCAAACTTACGGGAATTATGCGCGATTTTGGATGCAATATCACGGGACTTAAGGCCATAAATCATAGTCAAACTTTTCCTGACAAGATGGTCATGGTTTTTGAGATCGCGGTTCCTTTAAGTACAAATTTTAAACAGTTACGAGATGAACTGGAGCAAGCAGCCCATAGCGTTGGCTTAAAATTTACTATTCAACATCGGGATATTTTTGAAAATATTCACCGGATTTAG
- a CDS encoding PFL family protein produces MLSEREVLSTFEMIKNEHLDVRTVTLGISLFDCASDDLSKFFDKIYTRIVSTAKDLVRVCDEVGDKYGIPVVNKRIAISPMAIVAAPFDSEQMVEIARTLDKAAREVQIDFIGGFSALVEKGMATGDLSLIEAIPEALTQTERVCASVNVASTKAGINMDGVYLMGKTIKEAAHLTRDRDGLACAKLCVFANIPQDIPFMAGAYLGVGEPGAVINVGVSGPGVVKKAIDRTLEANPEADLGMLSETIKKTAFKVTKIGELIGREVAKKVGVQFGIVDLSLAPTPNVGDSVGEIFQSLGLDSIGVPGSTAILAMLNDAVKKGGSFASSYVGGLSGAFIPVSEDLNIANAARDGFLNLEKLEAMTSVCSVGLDMVAVPGDTSAETLAAIIADEMAIGVINRKTTATRIIPVPGKKAGDKAYFGGLLGEATIMPVREGFSEKFIRLGGLIPAPLQSLNN; encoded by the coding sequence ATGCTTTCAGAACGTGAGGTTCTTTCTACTTTCGAGATGATCAAAAATGAACATCTGGATGTGCGCACCGTGACACTTGGCATTTCTCTCTTTGATTGTGCCTCTGATGATTTATCTAAATTCTTTGACAAGATCTATACTAGGATAGTTTCCACTGCAAAAGATTTAGTCCGTGTTTGTGATGAAGTAGGTGATAAGTATGGCATACCAGTGGTGAATAAGCGTATCGCCATTAGTCCCATGGCTATTGTCGCCGCACCTTTTGATTCAGAACAAATGGTTGAAATAGCCAGGACTCTGGATAAGGCAGCCAGGGAGGTCCAAATTGATTTCATCGGTGGATTTTCAGCCCTGGTGGAAAAGGGCATGGCTACTGGCGATTTGTCCTTGATAGAAGCTATCCCGGAAGCCCTGACCCAGACTGAACGAGTCTGTGCTTCAGTTAACGTGGCTTCCACCAAGGCCGGCATAAATATGGACGGAGTTTATTTGATGGGCAAAACCATCAAGGAAGCCGCGCATTTAACACGCGACAGAGATGGCCTGGCCTGTGCCAAATTGTGTGTTTTCGCCAATATCCCCCAGGATATTCCCTTTATGGCCGGGGCCTATTTGGGAGTGGGCGAGCCAGGAGCCGTGATCAATGTCGGCGTCAGCGGTCCCGGGGTAGTCAAAAAGGCCATTGACCGGACACTGGAGGCCAATCCGGAAGCAGACTTGGGAATGCTTTCAGAAACAATCAAGAAAACGGCTTTTAAAGTCACTAAAATCGGAGAACTCATTGGTCGGGAAGTAGCCAAAAAAGTAGGCGTTCAATTTGGCATTGTTGACCTTTCCTTGGCCCCTACCCCCAATGTTGGTGACAGTGTAGGCGAAATTTTTCAGTCTCTGGGCCTGGACAGTATCGGAGTACCGGGAAGTACGGCTATTCTGGCCATGCTCAATGATGCGGTGAAAAAGGGCGGCTCCTTTGCCAGCTCATATGTGGGTGGTTTAAGCGGGGCCTTTATTCCCGTCAGTGAAGATTTAAACATTGCCAATGCAGCAAGGGATGGTTTCCTGAATCTGGAAAAGCTGGAGGCCATGACTTCTGTCTGCTCCGTAGGCCTGGATATGGTGGCTGTGCCCGGGGATACCTCAGCCGAGACCCTGGCCGCTATAATCGCGGATGAAATGGCTATCGGTGTAATCAACAGAAAAACAACAGCTACCAGGATTATCCCGGTGCCCGGAAAGAAGGCAGGAGATAAAGCCTACTTTGGAGGGCTATTAGGTGAAGCCACAATTATGCCTGTGCGCGAAGGCTTCTCTGAAAAATTTATTCGTCTGGGCGGACTTATTCCTGCGCCACTACAAAGTCTGAATAATTGA
- the hemA gene encoding glutamyl-tRNA reductase, whose product MQKIYLFGLNHRTASVEVREKFALTNFNPLKEGLISQDGPITEALVLSTCNRVEILCVGSAAQEDVENKVLNTWAGFCAADINLLKKNMYFYQDLGAVEHLFTVASSLDSMVLGEPQILGQLKDAYRKAVKEQTVKVIINRLLHKSFSVAKRVCTETAVAANAVSISYAAVELAKRIFGDLSKHRAMLVGAGEMAELAAIHLLNSGVQEILVVNRTLERAQELACKFQGKAACLDDLQDNLLTVDIVISSTGAPSTIIQARDLKKILKKRKHRPIFFIDIAVPRDIDPDVNLLDNVYLYDIDDLKEVVEENLANRKAEAEKARMIIKQEVDKFAQWLKSLDLNPTIVDLLAKGETIAQRELKRTLRGLKQDVDEKTYLAMETLAQSLVKKLYHEPIMFLKRRTREEENAQKFIDLTRRMFNLDNEHIPENAHKDRKR is encoded by the coding sequence ATGCAGAAAATATATTTGTTTGGTTTAAATCACCGCACAGCCAGTGTTGAGGTGCGGGAGAAATTTGCTCTGACCAACTTCAATCCCTTAAAAGAGGGTTTAATAAGCCAGGACGGTCCCATAACCGAGGCACTGGTTTTGTCCACTTGCAACCGGGTTGAAATCCTTTGTGTTGGAAGTGCTGCGCAAGAAGATGTGGAAAATAAAGTCTTAAATACCTGGGCTGGATTTTGTGCTGCGGATATTAATCTGTTGAAAAAAAATATGTATTTTTATCAAGACTTGGGAGCGGTAGAGCACCTGTTTACCGTGGCCTCCAGCCTGGACTCTATGGTTCTAGGAGAGCCCCAAATCTTGGGGCAGCTTAAAGATGCCTACCGAAAAGCAGTAAAAGAACAAACAGTCAAAGTAATCATCAACCGGCTTTTGCACAAATCCTTTTCTGTGGCCAAGAGAGTGTGCACAGAAACAGCAGTGGCTGCCAATGCCGTATCCATAAGCTATGCGGCGGTGGAACTTGCTAAAAGGATATTTGGTGACTTGTCCAAACATCGGGCCATGCTCGTAGGCGCCGGGGAAATGGCTGAATTGGCAGCCATACATCTGTTAAACAGTGGTGTGCAGGAAATTTTGGTGGTCAACAGGACCCTGGAACGAGCTCAAGAATTGGCCTGCAAGTTTCAGGGTAAGGCAGCGTGTCTAGATGATCTCCAGGACAACCTGCTTACAGTGGATATCGTTATAAGTTCAACCGGCGCTCCTTCAACTATTATTCAGGCCAGGGATTTAAAAAAGATCCTTAAAAAGAGAAAACACAGGCCTATTTTTTTTATTGATATTGCTGTGCCCCGAGACATTGATCCTGACGTCAACCTTTTGGACAATGTCTATCTCTACGATATTGATGACTTAAAAGAGGTTGTGGAAGAAAACCTGGCCAATAGGAAGGCAGAGGCTGAAAAGGCCAGGATGATCATTAAGCAGGAAGTAGACAAGTTCGCCCAGTGGCTTAAGTCCCTGGATTTGAATCCTACCATAGTGGATTTATTGGCCAAGGGAGAAACCATCGCCCAGAGAGAGCTCAAAAGAACACTGCGTGGCTTAAAGCAGGATGTTGATGAGAAGACCTATTTAGCTATGGAAACGTTGGCCCAGTCTTTGGTGAAAAAACTTTATCATGAACCGATTATGTTCTTAAAAAGACGAACTCGCGAGGAGGAAAATGCGCAAAAGTTCATAGATTTAACCAGACGAATGTTTAATCTGGATAACGAGCATATACCCGAAAATGCACACAAGGACAGGAAACGATGA
- the ccsA gene encoding cytochrome c biogenesis protein CcsA, whose protein sequence is MISLRIFDLGIALLYFVAAIQVLAGFLFRQKKLQSLGNYLTVAGFGLHSIDLGLQYFFYFKETLVQSQFYFSLLAWAFLLVFFLLWFRLKLKFLSLIAAPLALILFSSSLAISPKVIPIPPRLSGLWFALHIGTLFISMGFLAMAFGAGIAYLYLEKKIKTKSRLSSFSKDLPSLTAFDRANHLAVTWGFPLFTVGTLSGFIWAAFTWKKIFTWDPKEILAIIIWLLYAYLFHQRLALGWKGRKPAKLAIIIFVLTVISMLGVNFLIPTHHSFKP, encoded by the coding sequence ATGATATCTCTAAGAATTTTTGACTTAGGTATTGCACTGCTTTACTTTGTAGCTGCGATACAGGTCTTGGCCGGTTTTCTCTTCCGGCAAAAAAAACTGCAAAGTCTAGGCAACTATCTGACCGTAGCAGGTTTTGGCCTGCATAGTATAGACCTTGGTTTGCAATATTTTTTTTATTTTAAGGAGACCCTCGTCCAGAGCCAGTTCTATTTTAGTTTATTAGCCTGGGCCTTTTTGCTGGTTTTTTTCTTACTCTGGTTTAGACTAAAATTAAAATTTTTATCTCTAATTGCTGCCCCTCTGGCTTTAATACTTTTTTCATCTTCTTTGGCTATTTCCCCGAAAGTCATCCCAATCCCTCCACGGCTAAGTGGCCTCTGGTTTGCCCTGCACATAGGCACGTTATTTATTAGCATGGGGTTTTTGGCTATGGCTTTTGGAGCCGGAATTGCTTATTTATATTTAGAAAAAAAGATTAAAACCAAATCCAGACTTTCTTCTTTTTCCAAGGATTTGCCTTCCTTGACTGCCTTTGACCGCGCCAATCACCTGGCAGTGACCTGGGGATTTCCCCTCTTTACTGTGGGAACTTTGTCAGGATTTATCTGGGCTGCCTTTACCTGGAAAAAAATATTTACCTGGGATCCAAAGGAAATTTTGGCCATTATCATCTGGCTATTATATGCTTATCTTTTTCATCAACGCCTTGCCCTGGGTTGGAAAGGAAGAAAACCGGCCAAACTGGCCATTATTATTTTTGTCCTGACTGTAATCTCCATGCTCGGAGTTAATTTTTTAATTCCAACTCATCACAGTTTTAAACCATAA
- a CDS encoding precorrin-2 dehydrogenase/sirohydrochlorin ferrochelatase family protein, whose protein sequence is MRYYPIFLDLKDKTCLVIGAGKVGRRKIRTLLNCGAKKIFVLDPYNCLPEDLSSHPRLEFKRNNFQPSDLNEVSLVFVCTNDKELNQTIASECKKRNIFCNVANAPEQGDFILPSIFTQGDLCLAISTGGHSPALARKIRQDLEQVFGPEYFLLTRLMSKIRPLVLSLGLEQQENASIFRQLTSSELLDALKLKELGKVEKVLKKILPPNLHMHIGGLIDDISKNF, encoded by the coding sequence ATGCGCTATTATCCAATTTTTTTAGACCTCAAGGACAAGACTTGCCTGGTGATTGGCGCCGGTAAGGTTGGTCGGCGAAAAATCAGGACCTTGCTTAATTGCGGGGCAAAAAAGATTTTTGTTCTTGATCCCTACAACTGTTTGCCTGAGGATTTATCTTCCCATCCTCGCCTTGAATTTAAAAGAAATAATTTTCAGCCCAGCGATTTAAACGAGGTCAGCCTGGTTTTTGTCTGTACCAACGATAAAGAACTAAACCAGACTATTGCCTCTGAATGTAAAAAAAGAAATATTTTTTGCAATGTAGCCAACGCCCCTGAACAGGGCGACTTTATTCTTCCTTCTATCTTTACTCAAGGTGATCTATGTCTGGCCATATCCACTGGCGGGCATAGCCCGGCACTGGCCAGGAAGATCCGTCAGGACCTAGAGCAAGTCTTCGGTCCCGAATACTTTTTATTGACCAGGCTTATGTCTAAGATTAGACCTTTGGTTCTGTCTCTTGGTCTTGAGCAACAAGAAAATGCGAGTATTTTTCGCCAACTAACTTCCTCTGAGCTTTTAGATGCCTTAAAATTAAAGGAACTGGGGAAAGTAGAAAAAGTTTTGAAGAAAATTTTGCCTCCAAACCTCCATATGCATATAGGAGGACTGATTGATGATATCTCTAAGAATTTTTGA
- a CDS encoding diguanylate cyclase, with protein MIKINDFKSKKDKKIQKIKFSLSKILNPEEWSLNGRFLYLPTILLILCLTVSMLYFTNTLTRHLGSNIENQLKLITSGIQDEINKGARFAQTQAFSLSLNPEIQKALETQDRDLLKKIVLPYLDRMRVVSGYTSLSYHFMIPPAVSFLNTQDLNVKGTDLSGEKPLASRAGEELRMLWEIVPGHHGLNIQVVCPITSADSLLGIVEVSLNVQEIVTNIQLPKGIGIATFVDKSLKSTLEPDINFTEGKKWIYFQKESYRKILFDLDADINFLSINKKGQIYYSIIPVKNNSGNIIGGISINYDAKLNQKENENAIFYFFNILFLPFLAIISALYLNIKRIKIFFARLRKMIIASHTNDFADRFETDHIHCLEVLHCNHEECPVHKNPSLVCYLETGSEAISPEWRNSCVFLNKYGSCLNCPVYVLRKGDELTEMRNVVNTMMRLWKTFLSRIGQLLDEVLRTKENSRRILSLDEVSSRLEQMAKLTSFSRDIKGVYSKDEVYEQLKYVSENTFHMSRFVIFEVNSSDNRMIPVLDNVPSEPLCKRDILLSPELCRAKRMTEEICSKNNPALCPFFNCDQTKYYRCCLPLVMGGQVGAVISFLIPKSEWDTRSEQLVIIRKYLDETAPVLASLRLLEMSKEQALRDPLTRSHNRRFLEEYIAQFEPLSKREEKNVGFLMVDLDYFKQVNDKYGHQAGDAVLKQLVEIMKKNIRSSDLLVRYGGEEFLVLLPQVEPNMSEKVAEKIRSSVEQYKFELPRGQKINKTVSIGVAEYPNDADTLYKAIKFADVALYEAKNQGRNRVVRFQKEMWLDDQY; from the coding sequence ATGATAAAAATAAATGATTTCAAAAGTAAGAAGGACAAAAAAATTCAGAAGATAAAATTTTCTTTGTCCAAAATTCTTAACCCAGAAGAATGGAGCCTTAACGGAAGATTTCTATACCTACCTACAATTTTGTTAATTTTATGCCTAACTGTCAGCATGCTTTACTTTACAAACACCCTTACGAGACACTTAGGCAGCAATATAGAAAATCAATTAAAGCTTATTACCTCCGGGATACAAGATGAGATAAACAAGGGGGCCAGGTTTGCCCAAACCCAGGCATTTTCGCTCTCACTAAACCCTGAAATTCAAAAAGCACTTGAAACCCAGGACCGTGACCTTTTAAAAAAGATTGTCCTTCCATACCTTGACCGTATGCGCGTTGTTTCTGGTTACACATCTTTATCCTATCATTTTATGATTCCTCCTGCTGTCAGCTTTTTAAATACACAAGATTTAAATGTAAAAGGTACGGACTTATCCGGAGAAAAACCATTAGCGTCCAGGGCAGGAGAAGAATTACGCATGCTCTGGGAGATAGTTCCGGGACACCATGGGCTTAATATTCAGGTAGTGTGTCCGATAACTAGTGCCGACTCCTTGCTCGGCATTGTTGAAGTAAGTCTGAATGTTCAAGAAATTGTCACCAACATACAACTGCCAAAGGGTATTGGAATTGCTACTTTTGTTGACAAAAGTTTAAAATCGACTCTCGAGCCAGACATAAATTTTACAGAAGGAAAAAAATGGATCTATTTTCAAAAAGAAAGTTATCGCAAAATACTTTTTGATTTAGACGCAGATATTAATTTCCTTTCTATAAATAAAAAAGGGCAAATATATTATTCCATAATCCCCGTAAAAAACAACAGTGGCAATATCATAGGAGGGATTTCCATAAATTATGACGCCAAACTAAACCAAAAAGAAAACGAAAATGCAATCTTCTATTTCTTTAACATATTATTCTTACCTTTTCTAGCTATCATATCAGCCCTTTACTTGAACATTAAAAGAATTAAGATTTTCTTTGCTAGACTAAGAAAAATGATTATTGCATCACATACCAATGACTTTGCGGATAGATTTGAAACTGATCATATACACTGTCTAGAAGTATTGCATTGTAACCACGAAGAATGTCCCGTTCACAAAAATCCATCACTGGTCTGTTATCTGGAGACAGGCTCGGAGGCTATTTCTCCGGAATGGAGAAATAGCTGTGTGTTCTTAAATAAATATGGTTCTTGTCTGAATTGTCCTGTCTATGTACTGCGCAAAGGAGATGAACTTACAGAAATGCGCAATGTTGTTAACACCATGATGCGCTTATGGAAGACATTCCTTAGCCGCATTGGTCAACTTCTTGACGAGGTCTTGCGCACCAAAGAAAACTCAAGGCGGATCCTATCCCTTGACGAGGTATCTTCACGACTAGAGCAAATGGCAAAGCTCACCTCGTTTAGCAGAGACATCAAAGGTGTGTACAGTAAAGACGAAGTCTATGAGCAGTTAAAATACGTCTCTGAAAACACCTTTCACATGAGCCGATTTGTGATCTTTGAAGTTAACTCCAGTGACAACCGCATGATTCCAGTTTTGGACAATGTTCCTTCTGAACCACTTTGTAAACGTGACATCCTTCTCTCCCCGGAACTGTGTAGAGCTAAAAGAATGACCGAAGAGATCTGTTCAAAAAACAATCCTGCTCTTTGTCCTTTCTTTAACTGTGATCAGACCAAATATTATCGTTGCTGTTTGCCCTTGGTTATGGGTGGACAAGTCGGGGCAGTGATTTCTTTTCTGATCCCCAAGTCAGAATGGGATACACGCAGTGAACAACTCGTTATCATTAGGAAGTATCTGGATGAAACAGCCCCTGTCCTTGCATCACTCAGACTTTTGGAAATGTCCAAAGAGCAAGCCTTGCGCGATCCTTTAACTCGCTCACACAATCGAAGATTTCTAGAGGAATATATCGCGCAATTTGAACCTTTATCAAAAAGGGAAGAAAAAAATGTTGGATTTTTGATGGTAGATCTGGACTATTTTAAGCAGGTTAATGATAAGTATGGACATCAGGCAGGCGATGCAGTCCTCAAACAACTGGTAGAAATAATGAAGAAGAATATCCGTAGTTCCGACTTGCTTGTTCGTTATGGAGGAGAAGAGTTCTTAGTGCTTTTACCGCAAGTGGAACCGAATATGTCAGAAAAGGTGGCGGAAAAAATCCGGTCCAGTGTTGAACAGTATAAATTCGAGCTACCCAGAGGCCAGAAAATAAATAAGACCGTCAGCATCGGGGTTGCTGAGTACCCCAACGATGCCGATACGCTCTATAAAGCCATCAAATTCGCCGATGTGGCTCTGTACGAGGCCAAAAACCAGGGCAGAAACAGGGTGGTAAGATTTCAGAAAGAGATGTGGTTAGACGACCAATACTAG
- a CDS encoding sigma-54-dependent transcriptional regulator — protein MSQKRILIIEDDSSQREILSDYLVHHGFSVVTAMTGSEGIKQAQDKSPDLILLDYKLPDADGLEVLTELKERLPLTPVIIITAFGSVDKAVNAMRAGAFYYLTKPVHLEELLLLIERALKKARLEQEVASLRRQVSGWPDFLPKEIIAQSSAMKELLNLARKVAETEATVLLLGESGTGKEVLAELIHRLSPRRDKPLVRINCAAIPGGLLESELFGHEKGAFTGATKAKQGLFEAADHGTIFLDEIGDLPLELQAKLLRVLQNGTFTRVGSVKEIKVDVRVIAATNRNLEEMVKEEKFREDLFWRLNVFSLNIPSLRQRREDIGPLADFFCSRFAQKYNKKIKGFTRKALEALLTYDFPGNVRELENIVERAVILTESDYITLEDLPPYLHKSKGSNPAQDFFDLPLMEAVEKLEKMRIAQAMQEAEGIKTKAAKLLGISERVLRYKLAKYGLE, from the coding sequence ATGTCTCAAAAAAGGATTTTAATCATTGAAGACGATTCCTCGCAGAGAGAGATCTTGTCTGATTACCTTGTCCATCATGGCTTTTCAGTAGTTACTGCTATGACGGGTTCAGAAGGAATCAAGCAGGCGCAGGATAAGAGCCCTGATTTGATTTTGCTCGATTATAAGCTTCCCGATGCAGATGGGCTGGAAGTCCTCACCGAGTTAAAAGAGAGGTTGCCCTTAACCCCTGTCATTATAATTACTGCTTTTGGTTCGGTAGACAAAGCCGTGAACGCCATGCGCGCGGGAGCTTTCTATTATTTAACCAAGCCTGTGCACCTGGAAGAATTATTGCTGCTTATCGAGAGGGCCCTAAAGAAGGCCAGGCTTGAACAGGAAGTTGCTAGTCTGCGCCGCCAGGTAAGTGGGTGGCCGGATTTTTTGCCTAAAGAGATCATCGCCCAGAGTTCCGCCATGAAGGAACTCTTGAATTTGGCCAGAAAGGTGGCCGAGACAGAAGCCACTGTGCTTCTTTTAGGGGAGTCAGGCACGGGAAAGGAGGTTTTAGCCGAACTCATTCATCGCCTATCACCCAGACGAGATAAACCATTGGTACGCATAAATTGCGCGGCCATTCCCGGCGGGCTTCTTGAGAGTGAACTTTTTGGTCATGAAAAGGGTGCCTTTACAGGTGCGACCAAAGCTAAACAAGGTTTGTTTGAAGCCGCTGACCATGGAACCATTTTTCTGGATGAGATAGGAGATCTCCCTTTAGAACTTCAGGCCAAGCTCCTACGAGTTTTGCAAAATGGGACATTTACACGCGTGGGCAGTGTTAAGGAAATTAAAGTTGATGTGCGGGTCATTGCGGCCACCAATCGCAATCTTGAAGAAATGGTCAAAGAAGAAAAGTTTAGAGAAGATCTCTTCTGGCGGTTAAATGTATTCAGTCTAAACATCCCTTCCTTGCGTCAGAGAAGAGAAGATATTGGCCCCTTGGCCGATTTTTTTTGCTCCAGGTTTGCCCAAAAATATAACAAGAAAATTAAGGGGTTTACGCGTAAGGCTCTGGAGGCTTTGCTGACCTACGATTTTCCAGGCAATGTGCGCGAGTTGGAAAATATTGTTGAACGGGCTGTGATTCTTACTGAAAGTGACTATATTACCCTGGAAGACCTGCCTCCTTATTTGCATAAAAGCAAAGGGTCTAATCCTGCTCAGGACTTTTTTGATCTGCCCTTAATGGAAGCCGTTGAAAAGCTGGAAAAGATGCGCATTGCTCAAGCCATGCAAGAGGCAGAAGGGATTAAGACCAAGGCGGCCAAACTCTTGGGTATTTCAGAGCGGGTTTTACGGTACAAGCTGGCCAAATATGGGTTGGAATGA
- a CDS encoding sensor histidine kinase → MAISKLKITFHSKHILPLLISGAGILVLWIATAIHLFFIHTQLKEHLRQEAEQALSFVRLRLVGHIETVGLIPDPPAYLKNLSWLVDEFQSQPLLYGVLVWQEERFFLNSFPQARLPEKDLLLSCGQGVEKDSIYYVCQPFKEWPQPGVNILVGIDVGFGRVMWMEGLWHGVITATGGSLIMLVLGIFLQRLSRRQEELSKQLVDAEKLAAVGRLTSMLAHEVRNPLNSLSMGLQYLKELGQPKPELLVKMQNEVRKLDELIYELLQVAKGIEVRPVRMEARDVLHALEEEYLPLAKSKKVHFELVLDNDFSFQADFRWIMRAMGNLVRNALEAVPENGWVRVKAWKDGAKVHLQVKDNGPGIEKQVLKQIARPFYTQKKQGFGLGLFLVEMVAKAHNGKLIVESKTGEGAEFTLVLVE, encoded by the coding sequence ATGGCTATTAGTAAATTAAAAATAACTTTCCATTCTAAACACATTCTTCCTCTGCTCATCTCCGGAGCAGGAATCCTGGTTTTGTGGATAGCCACGGCCATTCATCTTTTTTTCATTCACACTCAGCTTAAAGAACATTTACGCCAGGAAGCTGAGCAGGCCCTGTCTTTTGTCCGTCTTCGGCTAGTAGGTCATATAGAAACAGTTGGTCTCATTCCAGATCCCCCCGCGTACCTTAAAAATCTTTCTTGGTTGGTGGATGAATTTCAAAGTCAGCCTCTCCTCTATGGAGTTTTAGTATGGCAGGAAGAACGATTCTTTTTAAATAGCTTTCCTCAGGCGAGACTCCCTGAAAAAGATCTTCTTTTGTCTTGCGGTCAAGGGGTTGAAAAGGACTCCATTTACTACGTGTGTCAGCCTTTTAAAGAATGGCCCCAGCCTGGAGTAAATATTTTAGTGGGTATTGATGTCGGTTTTGGGAGAGTTATGTGGATGGAAGGATTATGGCATGGTGTGATTACAGCCACAGGCGGCAGCTTGATTATGCTTGTTCTTGGAATTTTTCTTCAGAGATTAAGTCGCAGGCAGGAAGAGCTCAGTAAGCAGCTTGTAGACGCTGAAAAGCTGGCCGCCGTGGGAAGGCTGACCTCTATGCTTGCACATGAGGTACGCAATCCTCTGAATTCTTTGAGTATGGGCCTGCAATATTTAAAAGAGCTCGGTCAGCCAAAGCCAGAGCTTCTTGTCAAGATGCAAAACGAAGTTAGAAAGTTAGATGAGCTTATTTATGAACTTCTGCAAGTGGCCAAAGGGATAGAGGTTAGACCAGTGAGAATGGAGGCCAGAGATGTTTTGCATGCACTTGAGGAGGAATATTTACCTCTGGCCAAAAGTAAAAAAGTCCATTTTGAGCTGGTTCTTGATAATGACTTTTCTTTCCAGGCTGATTTCCGCTGGATTATGCGGGCCATGGGCAACCTGGTGCGTAATGCCCTGGAAGCTGTGCCGGAAAATGGCTGGGTGCGGGTGAAAGCCTGGAAAGATGGGGCAAAAGTTCATCTTCAGGTTAAAGACAATGGTCCTGGCATAGAAAAACAAGTATTGAAGCAGATTGCTCGTCCTTTTTACACGCAGAAGAAACAAGGGTTTGGCCTGGGTCTTTTTTTAGTAGAAATGGTGGCCAAGGCCCATAATGGTAAGCTCATTGTTGAAAGTAAGACCGGTGAAGGGGCTGAGTTTACGCTTGTATTGGTTGAATAG